In one Buteo buteo chromosome 10, bButBut1.hap1.1, whole genome shotgun sequence genomic region, the following are encoded:
- the MRPL37 gene encoding large ribosomal subunit protein mL37: MAAAGQPMALRRAAARVRGILTRGILTRAAPPRHRGPLPRTPWTTRGPPPEELARLVERRPVREQVELDTITYAGRQHFMPGLARPSFPPWDRGWHDPWHSPGPRYEEMPLYKERGCYICHQRVRMLEGVRQAQWLTKTKLVEGLPPSVLSIVDDRAHQLEDYEERVKRVISHARLWDTTEAIPKREHYCPVLFEDLIHLCRLMSVKYPSLTKRMLARNYKIAATWERESILLQVRGLNGILMNSVAPIPPVASKEEILATEEHVLETFYPISPTIDLQEVNVYQELNSTGFRDGYPYSHPHTLFFLESANIRPNRFRPEQLRAKMLMFAFGNALAKAKVLYGNDPKVLEQPIVVQSVGTDGQLFQFMVFQLNTTDLVSGDGIKNLVWIDSDQELYEKAQCISEVKKRVVTKPAGIYGFQPDTFKKFLALYLHGTV, translated from the exons atggcggcggcggggcagccgATGGCGctgaggcgggcggcggcgcgggtCCGCGGCATCCTCACCCGCGGCATCCTCacccgcgccgcgccgcctcGTCACCGCGGGCCGCTGCCGCGTACGCCCTGGACCACCCGCGGGCCGCCGCCCGAGGAGCTGGCCCGGCTGGTAGAGCGGCGGCCGGTGCGGGAGCAGGTGGAGCTGGACACCATCACGTACGCCGGGCGGCAGCACTTCATGCCCGGCCTGGCCCGGCCCAGCTTCCCGCCCTGGGACCGCGGCTGGCACGACCCCTGGCACTCGCCGGGGCCGCGCTACGAGGAGATGCCGCTCTACAAGGAGCGCGGCTGCTACATCTGCCACCAACGCGTCCGCATGCTGGAAG GAGTTCGGCAAGCGCAGTGGCTGACCAAGACGAAGCTGGTGGAAGGTTTGCCTCCGTCAGTGCTGAGCATCGTTGACGACCGGGCTCACCAGCTCGAGGACTACGAGGAGAGGGTAAAGCGTGTGATCTCACACGCGCGGCTCTGGGACACGACAGAAGCTATTCCCAAGAGAGAACATTATTG CCCAGTACTGTTTGAAGACTTGATACATTTATGTCGGTTAATGTCTGTGAAGTATCCTTCTCTGACTAAAAGAATGTTGGCTAGAAACTACAAGATAGCAGCTACGTGGGAAAGAG AATCCATTCTCCTTCAGGTCCGTGGCCTGAATGGAATACTTATGAACTCTGTGGCCCCAATACCACCAGTAGCCTCCAAGGAGGAGATActggccactgaagaacatgtTCTGGAGACCTTCTATCCCATCTCTCCTACAATTGATCTTCAGGAAGTGAATGTGTACCAAGAGCTCAACAGTACAG GTTTTCGAGATGGTTATCCGTACTCTCATCCTCACACTCTGTTCTTCCTGGAATCGGCCAACATTCGTCCTAACAGGTTCAGACCAGAACAACTTCGTGCTAAAATGCTGATGTTTGCTTTTGGCAATGCGCTGGCAAAGGCTAAGGTGCTGTATGGG AATGATCCCAAGGTTTTGGAGCAGCCAATAGTGGTGCAAAGCGTTGGCACAGATGGCCAGCTCTTCCAGTTCATGGTGTTCCAGTTAAATACAACAGACCTTGTCTCTGGTGATGGCATAAAAAATCTAGTCTGGATTGACTCCGATCAGGAGCTGTATGAAAAAGCCCAGTGTATTTCAGAAGTCAAGAAGAGAGTTGTTACG aagccCGCTGGAATATATGGCTTTCAGCCAGACACATTCAAGAAGTTTCTGGCACTGTATCTGCATGGAACTGTGTGA
- the CYB5RL gene encoding NADH-cytochrome b5 reductase-like isoform X2: protein MSGNEHDWLALKPQEPSPSQCCGSGCKPCIYDVYEKELAQWERAKAKQDKSLLMEKKEQSNNSKLNPDTFTAFNISSVEQLTEDTYQYKFELPGNSSLRLSLGQHIVLRGVVNGLEVQRAYTPISRGNAEGYFEVLMKCYEAGLMSQYIKTWKKGDMVFWRGPFGGFPYQPNKHGELLMLASGTGLAPMLPILQSITDDEEDETFVTLVGCFRTFDKIYLKPLLQDLARYWNVRIFYVLSQETSLEKLPWSYQENTYTGRLNEDLMKTIINSCRRRPFVLICGSSAFNEDMRRYLKAAGIEENSCFVF from the exons ATGAGTGGAAATGAGCACGACTGGCTGGCTCTCAAACCCCAGGAAccttccccatcccagtgcTGTGGCAGCGGCTGCAAACCCTGCATCTATGATGTGTATGAGAAGGAGCTTGCACAATGGGAGAGGgccaaagcaaagcaagacaaaagcCTCCTCATGGAAAAGAAGGAGCAG AGCAATAATTCAAAACTGAATCCAGATACATTTACTGCATTCAACATAAGCTCGGTGGAGCAGCTAACAGAGGACACCTACCAGTACAAATTTGAATTACCGGGAAATAGCAGTCTGCGGTTGAGTTTAGGACAACATATCGTGTTAAG AGGAGTGGTGAATGGTTTGGAGGTCCAGCGAGCCTATACTCCGATTAGCCGGGGGAATGCAGAAGGCTACTTTGAAGTTTTAATGAAA TGCTATGAAGCTGGGCTAATGTCACAATACATAAAAACGTGGAAAAAAGGAGACATGGTCTTTTGGCGTGGGCCGTTTGGAGGGTTCCCATATCAACCTAATAAG CATGGAGAACTCCTCATGCTGGCATCTGGTACCGGCCTTGCACCAATGCTTCCCATCCTCCAGTCCATaacagatgatgaagaggatgAAACTTTTGTAACTCTTGTTGGCTGCTTCCGTACCTTTGACAAAATTTATTTGAAACCTCTTCTCCAGGATCTGGCTCGATACTGGAACGTCAGAATATTTTATGTCCTAAGCCAG GAAACCTCACTGGAAAAACTTCCTTGGAGCTATCAGGAAAACACGTACACTGGTCGTCTCAATGAAGACTTGATGAAGACAATAATAAATTCCTGTCGAAGAAGGCCATTTGTATTGATCTGTGGCTCTTCTGCATTCAATGAAGATATGAGAAGATACTTAAAAGCTGCAGGAATCGAGGAAAATTCCTGTTTTGTCTTTTAG
- the CYB5RL gene encoding NADH-cytochrome b5 reductase-like isoform X3, with amino-acid sequence MLTMSGNEHDWLALKPQEPSPSQCCGSGCKPCIYDVYEKELAQWERAKAKQDKSLLMEKKEQSNNSKLNPDTFTAFNISSVEQLTEDTYQYKFELPGNSSLRLSLGQHIVLRGVVNGLEVQRAYTPISRGNAEGYFEVLMKHGELLMLASGTGLAPMLPILQSITDDEEDETFVTLVGCFRTFDKIYLKPLLQDLARYWNVRIFYVLSQETSLEKLPWSYQENTYTGRLNEDLMKTIINSCRRRPFVLICGSSAFNEDMRRYLKAAGIEENSCFVF; translated from the exons aTGTTG ACAATGAGTGGAAATGAGCACGACTGGCTGGCTCTCAAACCCCAGGAAccttccccatcccagtgcTGTGGCAGCGGCTGCAAACCCTGCATCTATGATGTGTATGAGAAGGAGCTTGCACAATGGGAGAGGgccaaagcaaagcaagacaaaagcCTCCTCATGGAAAAGAAGGAGCAG AGCAATAATTCAAAACTGAATCCAGATACATTTACTGCATTCAACATAAGCTCGGTGGAGCAGCTAACAGAGGACACCTACCAGTACAAATTTGAATTACCGGGAAATAGCAGTCTGCGGTTGAGTTTAGGACAACATATCGTGTTAAG AGGAGTGGTGAATGGTTTGGAGGTCCAGCGAGCCTATACTCCGATTAGCCGGGGGAATGCAGAAGGCTACTTTGAAGTTTTAATGAAA CATGGAGAACTCCTCATGCTGGCATCTGGTACCGGCCTTGCACCAATGCTTCCCATCCTCCAGTCCATaacagatgatgaagaggatgAAACTTTTGTAACTCTTGTTGGCTGCTTCCGTACCTTTGACAAAATTTATTTGAAACCTCTTCTCCAGGATCTGGCTCGATACTGGAACGTCAGAATATTTTATGTCCTAAGCCAG GAAACCTCACTGGAAAAACTTCCTTGGAGCTATCAGGAAAACACGTACACTGGTCGTCTCAATGAAGACTTGATGAAGACAATAATAAATTCCTGTCGAAGAAGGCCATTTGTATTGATCTGTGGCTCTTCTGCATTCAATGAAGATATGAGAAGATACTTAAAAGCTGCAGGAATCGAGGAAAATTCCTGTTTTGTCTTTTAG
- the CDCP2 gene encoding CUB domain-containing protein 2, with protein sequence MGCTGAGCLAALALLCGVLGDAPRRGIKCGGVLSAPYGNFSSPNFPGRYPYETECTWLIVVAEGSSVLLSFSHFELEYHAACAYDYLQVYNGAARDQGNLLGTFCGRSPPPPFSSAWHVMAVIFRSDRHVAKHGFAAAYRKDACGGQLTGLSGEITSPRYPESYPNNAECRWSIGGRSGGGPLTLVFTDFQVEGGQGCGFDYVALFDGPTAAAPRLGRYCGSTRPPRIVSSAPHLLILFKSDFNIGGRGFKAHFYSGECQEVFTTIKGNLSSPRYPNFYPNNLKCQWSIRLPPGYRIKVFFLDMELEGRSSLTGGCDYDHLAAFDGGTENGSLLGRWCGRESLAPVTSRSNQLLLVLHTDRNTAKRGFSIAYVGVVPVNVSCTRTDFHIQIPVQSLAQLERNRIYLGTPSCAAQVVGRNFRIHTRFDTCGTESQKRNNTSVIVSTLYIDFSAGDQEDIHQYEVQCEPKRKEASVTLIAGPDPSRLSQAENLVDAQQREGGATDAREIKSQDTSDIVFISICILAGLLMVIAVVGLVLL encoded by the exons atggggtgcacgggggcAGGCTGCCTGGCAGCGCTGGCCCTGCTGTGCGGGGTTCTCGGGGATGCTCCCAGGAGAG GCATCAAATGCGGGGGGGTGCTTTCAGCGCCCTACGGCAATTTCTCCAGCCCCAACTTCCCGGGGCGGTACCCCTACGAGACGGAGTGCACGTGGCTGATCGTGGTGGCCGAGGGCTCCTCCGTCCTGCTCTCCTTCAGCCACTTCGAGCTGGAGTACCACGCCGCCTGCGCCTATGACTACCTCCAGGTCTACAACGGGGCTGCCCGGGACCAGGGCAACCTCCTGGGCACCTTCTgcggccgcagccccccgccaCCCTTCTCCTCCGCCTGGCACGTCATGGCCGTCATCTTCCGCTCCGACCGCCACGTGGCCAAACACGGCTTCGCCGCCGCCTACCGGAAAG ACGCCTGCGGCGGGCAGCTGACGGGGCTGTCGGGGGAGATCACCAGCCCGCGCTACCCCGAGAGCTACCCCAACAACGCCGAGTGCCGCTGGAGCATCGGGGGGCGCAGCGGTGGCGGCCCCCTCACCCTGGTGTTCACCGACTTTCAGGTGGAAGGGGGCCAGGGCTGTGGCTTCGACTACGTGGCCCTTTTCGACggccccaccgccgccgccccccgcctgGGACGTTACTGCGGCAGCACCCGCCCGCCCCGCATCGTCTCCTCCGCCCCGCACCTCCTCATCCTCTTCAAGTCCGACTTCAACATCGGCGGCAGGGGCTTCAAGGCCCATTTCTACTCGG GCGAGTGCCAGGAGGTCTTCACCACCATCAAAGGGAATCTCTCCAGCCCTCGGTACCCCAACTTCTACCCAAACAACCTCAAGTGCCAGTGGAGCATCCGGCTGCCCCCAGGTTACCGGATCAAGGTCTTCTTTTTGGACATGGAGCTGGAGGGCCGGAGCAGCCTTACGGGCGGCTGTGACTACGACCACTTGGCCGCCTTTGACGGTGGCACCGAGAACGGGTCCCTGCTGGGGCGGTGGTGCGGACGGGAGAGCCTGGCGCCCGTCACCTCCCGCAGCAACCAGTTGCTGCTGGTCCTCCACACCGACCGCAACACGGCCAAGAGGGGCTTCTCCATCGCTTACGTGGGAG TTGTGCCCGTGAACGTCAGCTGCACCCGGACGGACTTCCACATCCAGATCCCCGTGCAGTCCCTGGCCCAGCTGGAGAGGAATAGGATTTATCTGGGGACCCCCTCCTGTGCAGCCCAGGTGGTTGGCAGGAACTTCAGAATACACACCAGGTTCGACACCTGCGGCACCGAATCCCAG AAACGCAACAACACATCCGTCATCGTCAGCACCCTCTACATCGATTTTTCAGCGGGCGACCAGGAGGACATCCACCAGTACGAGGTGCAGTGTGAGCCGAAGAGGAAGGAAGCCTCGGTCACCCTCATCGCCGGCCCTGACCCCTCCAGGCTCAGCCAGGCAGAAAACCTGGTGGATGCCCAGCAGCGGGAGGGGGGAGCGACGGACGCCCGCGAAATCAAGAGCCAGGACACCAGCGACATCGTCTTCATCAGCATCTGCATCCTGGCTGGGCTCCTCATGGTCATCGCAGTGGTGGGGCTCGTGCTTCTGTAG
- the CYB5RL gene encoding NADH-cytochrome b5 reductase-like isoform X1, with protein MLTMSGNEHDWLALKPQEPSPSQCCGSGCKPCIYDVYEKELAQWERAKAKQDKSLLMEKKEQSNNSKLNPDTFTAFNISSVEQLTEDTYQYKFELPGNSSLRLSLGQHIVLRGVVNGLEVQRAYTPISRGNAEGYFEVLMKCYEAGLMSQYIKTWKKGDMVFWRGPFGGFPYQPNKHGELLMLASGTGLAPMLPILQSITDDEEDETFVTLVGCFRTFDKIYLKPLLQDLARYWNVRIFYVLSQETSLEKLPWSYQENTYTGRLNEDLMKTIINSCRRRPFVLICGSSAFNEDMRRYLKAAGIEENSCFVF; from the exons aTGTTG ACAATGAGTGGAAATGAGCACGACTGGCTGGCTCTCAAACCCCAGGAAccttccccatcccagtgcTGTGGCAGCGGCTGCAAACCCTGCATCTATGATGTGTATGAGAAGGAGCTTGCACAATGGGAGAGGgccaaagcaaagcaagacaaaagcCTCCTCATGGAAAAGAAGGAGCAG AGCAATAATTCAAAACTGAATCCAGATACATTTACTGCATTCAACATAAGCTCGGTGGAGCAGCTAACAGAGGACACCTACCAGTACAAATTTGAATTACCGGGAAATAGCAGTCTGCGGTTGAGTTTAGGACAACATATCGTGTTAAG AGGAGTGGTGAATGGTTTGGAGGTCCAGCGAGCCTATACTCCGATTAGCCGGGGGAATGCAGAAGGCTACTTTGAAGTTTTAATGAAA TGCTATGAAGCTGGGCTAATGTCACAATACATAAAAACGTGGAAAAAAGGAGACATGGTCTTTTGGCGTGGGCCGTTTGGAGGGTTCCCATATCAACCTAATAAG CATGGAGAACTCCTCATGCTGGCATCTGGTACCGGCCTTGCACCAATGCTTCCCATCCTCCAGTCCATaacagatgatgaagaggatgAAACTTTTGTAACTCTTGTTGGCTGCTTCCGTACCTTTGACAAAATTTATTTGAAACCTCTTCTCCAGGATCTGGCTCGATACTGGAACGTCAGAATATTTTATGTCCTAAGCCAG GAAACCTCACTGGAAAAACTTCCTTGGAGCTATCAGGAAAACACGTACACTGGTCGTCTCAATGAAGACTTGATGAAGACAATAATAAATTCCTGTCGAAGAAGGCCATTTGTATTGATCTGTGGCTCTTCTGCATTCAATGAAGATATGAGAAGATACTTAAAAGCTGCAGGAATCGAGGAAAATTCCTGTTTTGTCTTTTAG
- the CYB5RL gene encoding NADH-cytochrome b5 reductase-like isoform X4, with protein sequence MLSNNSKLNPDTFTAFNISSVEQLTEDTYQYKFELPGNSSLRLSLGQHIVLRGVVNGLEVQRAYTPISRGNAEGYFEVLMKCYEAGLMSQYIKTWKKGDMVFWRGPFGGFPYQPNKHGELLMLASGTGLAPMLPILQSITDDEEDETFVTLVGCFRTFDKIYLKPLLQDLARYWNVRIFYVLSQETSLEKLPWSYQENTYTGRLNEDLMKTIINSCRRRPFVLICGSSAFNEDMRRYLKAAGIEENSCFVF encoded by the exons aTGTTG AGCAATAATTCAAAACTGAATCCAGATACATTTACTGCATTCAACATAAGCTCGGTGGAGCAGCTAACAGAGGACACCTACCAGTACAAATTTGAATTACCGGGAAATAGCAGTCTGCGGTTGAGTTTAGGACAACATATCGTGTTAAG AGGAGTGGTGAATGGTTTGGAGGTCCAGCGAGCCTATACTCCGATTAGCCGGGGGAATGCAGAAGGCTACTTTGAAGTTTTAATGAAA TGCTATGAAGCTGGGCTAATGTCACAATACATAAAAACGTGGAAAAAAGGAGACATGGTCTTTTGGCGTGGGCCGTTTGGAGGGTTCCCATATCAACCTAATAAG CATGGAGAACTCCTCATGCTGGCATCTGGTACCGGCCTTGCACCAATGCTTCCCATCCTCCAGTCCATaacagatgatgaagaggatgAAACTTTTGTAACTCTTGTTGGCTGCTTCCGTACCTTTGACAAAATTTATTTGAAACCTCTTCTCCAGGATCTGGCTCGATACTGGAACGTCAGAATATTTTATGTCCTAAGCCAG GAAACCTCACTGGAAAAACTTCCTTGGAGCTATCAGGAAAACACGTACACTGGTCGTCTCAATGAAGACTTGATGAAGACAATAATAAATTCCTGTCGAAGAAGGCCATTTGTATTGATCTGTGGCTCTTCTGCATTCAATGAAGATATGAGAAGATACTTAAAAGCTGCAGGAATCGAGGAAAATTCCTGTTTTGTCTTTTAG